The following coding sequences are from one Dama dama isolate Ldn47 chromosome 8, ASM3311817v1, whole genome shotgun sequence window:
- the ATP5IF1 gene encoding ATPase inhibitor, mitochondrial, which produces MAATALAARTRQAVWSVWAMQGRGFGSEQGDNVRSSAGAIRDAGGAFGKREQAEEERYFRARAKEQLATLKKHHENEISHHAKEIERLQKEIERHKQSIKKLKQSEDDD; this is translated from the exons ATGGCAGCCACGGCGTTGGCCGCACGTACCCGGCAGGCCGTCTGGAGCGTCTGGGCAATGCAAGGCCGAGGCTTTGGCTCGGAACAG GGAGATAATGTTAGGTCCAGTGCGGGCGCGATCCGGGACGCCGGTGGGGCCTTCGGAAAAAGAGAGCAGGCCGAAGAGGAACGATACTTCCG AGCTCGTGCTAAAGAACAGCTGGCCACCTTGAAGAAACACCATGAAAATGAGATCTCTCATCATGCAAAGGAGATTGAGCGCCTGCAGAAAGAAATTGAGCGGCATAAGCAGTCGATCAAGAAACTAAAACAGAGTGAGGATGATGACTAA